A genomic region of Sandaracinaceae bacterium contains the following coding sequences:
- a CDS encoding transposase domain-containing protein — protein sequence ITCRKLGISPRAYLRDALTRLLRGDKDLDAMMPDAFAQRLRAAKQDVPEDLAA from the coding sequence ATCACTTGCCGCAAGCTCGGCATCTCGCCCCGCGCCTACCTCCGCGACGCGCTCACGCGCCTCCTCCGCGGCGACAAGGATCTCGACGCCATGATGCCCGACGCCTTCGCGCAGCGGTTGCGTGCTGCCAAGCAGGACGTCCCCGAAGATCTCGCCGCGTAG